A part of Paenarthrobacter sp. A20 genomic DNA contains:
- a CDS encoding alpha/beta fold hydrolase has protein sequence MAYITVGNENSTEIELYYEDHGTGQAVVLIHGYPLDGSSWEKQTAALLDAGYRVITYDRRGFGKSSQPTEGYDYDTFAADLKSVLDTLDLNDAVLVGFSMGTGEVARYISTYGSARVAKAVFLGSLEPFLLKTDDNPDGVPQDVFDGLASAVKADRYAFFTDFFKNFYNSDTFLGTERLSQEAVDASWNLASKSGAFASVAAQPTWLTDFRADIPKIDVPALIVHGTADNILPIDVTGRRFKDALPSAEYLEIEGAPHGLLWTHGAEINDALLGFLKK, from the coding sequence TTGGCTTACATCACCGTCGGAAACGAAAACAGCACTGAGATCGAGCTCTACTACGAGGACCACGGAACAGGCCAGGCGGTAGTCCTGATCCACGGCTACCCGTTGGATGGTTCATCCTGGGAGAAGCAGACCGCTGCCCTGCTCGACGCAGGCTACCGCGTGATCACCTACGACCGCCGCGGATTCGGCAAGTCCAGCCAGCCCACGGAGGGCTACGACTATGACACCTTCGCAGCCGATCTGAAGTCCGTCCTGGACACCCTGGACCTGAACGACGCCGTGCTGGTGGGCTTCTCCATGGGCACCGGCGAAGTTGCGCGCTACATCAGCACCTACGGCTCGGCCCGCGTTGCCAAGGCAGTCTTCCTCGGCTCGCTGGAACCGTTCCTCTTGAAGACCGATGACAACCCGGACGGGGTGCCGCAGGACGTGTTCGACGGCCTTGCCTCGGCAGTCAAGGCAGACCGGTACGCCTTCTTCACCGATTTCTTCAAGAACTTCTATAACAGCGACACCTTCCTGGGCACGGAACGCCTCAGCCAGGAAGCCGTGGACGCCAGCTGGAATCTCGCCAGCAAGTCCGGCGCGTTCGCATCGGTTGCCGCCCAGCCAACGTGGCTCACGGACTTCCGGGCCGACATCCCCAAGATCGACGTCCCGGCCTTGATCGTCCACGGCACGGCTGACAATATCCTGCCCATCGACGTCACCGGCCGGCGTTTCAAGGATGCACTGCCCAGTGCCGAATACTTGGAAATCGAGGGCGCGCCGCACGGCCTGCTCTGGACGCACGGCGCCGAGATCAACGACGCCCTGTTGGGCTTCCTCAAGAAGTAG